One segment of Macrotis lagotis isolate mMagLag1 chromosome 1, bilby.v1.9.chrom.fasta, whole genome shotgun sequence DNA contains the following:
- the CBLN4 gene encoding cerebellin-4: MSSLKDKGNRGSERARGKTLTLNHRIGGTVCYAAAAATAAAAVAAAAAAANTTATAVPAPAPAPAPVLAFGWFQSSRVGEGSEPTLGSACRLQPRLLRMGSGSQALSMVPAVLLALTLPGLSVWAQNDTEPIVLEGKCLVVCDSNPATDAKGSSSSPLGISVRAANSKVAFSAVRSTNHEPSEMSNKTRIIYFDQILVNVGNFFTLESVFVAPRKGIYSFSFHVIKVYQSQTIQVNLMLNGKPVISAFAGDKDVTREAATNGVLLYLDKEDKVYLKLEKGNLVGGWQYSTFSGFLVFPL, from the exons ATGAGCTCCTTAAAGGACAAAGGTAACAGAGGGAGCGAGAGAGCTAGAGGGAAGACTTTGACTTTAAACCACAGAATTGGTGGAACTGTGTGCtacgctgctgctgctgctactgctgctgctgctgttgctgctgctgctgctgctgctaatacTACTGCTACCGCTGTTCCAGCTCCCGCTCCTGCACCCGCTCCGGTTCTTGCTTTTGGTTGGTTTCAGAGCTCCCGGGTCGGTGAAGGTAGTGAGCCAACGCTGGGGAGCGCCTGCCGGCTGCAGCCGAGGTTGCTCAGGATGGGCTCCGGGAGCCAGGCGCTGTCCATGGTCCCAGCGGTTCTCCTAGCCCTGACTCTGCCTGGGCTGTCTGTGTGGGCGCAGAACGATACTGAGCCCATAGTCCTGGAGGGCAAGTGTTTGGTGGTATGCGACTCCAATCCGGCTACAGACGCCAAGGGCTCTTCCTCATCTCCCTTGGGTATCTCAGTCCGGGCAGCCAACTCCAAGGTTGCCTTCTCTGCCGTGAGGAGCACCAACCACGAGCCATCGGAGATGAGCAACAAGACACGCATTATTTACTTCGATCAG ATCCTAGTAAATGTGGGCAATTTTTTCACATTGGAGTCTGTCTTTGTAGCACCAAGGAAAGGAATTTACAGTTTCAGTTTTCATGTAATCAAAGTCTATCAGAGCCAAACAATTCag GTTAATCTGATGCTAAATGGAAAACCAGTAATTTCTGCATTCGCTGGAGACAAGGATGTTACACGTGAAGCTGCTACTAATGGAGTTCTACTCTACCTAGATAAAGAGGACAAGGTTTACCTGAAACTGGAGAAAGGTAATCTTGTTGGAGGATGGCAGTATTCTACATTTTCTGGCTTTCTGGTATTCCCCCTATAA